One window of the Salvia splendens isolate huo1 chromosome 1, SspV2, whole genome shotgun sequence genome contains the following:
- the LOC121747766 gene encoding uncharacterized protein LOC121747766, with protein MWYWDEDNPRHIDVGTKFDSKLQLKTAVTLWHVGTGRMYEVMDSKSRRWHAVCRDPFGPKRKGRDLGQRYPCNWEVKATFKKRDGSWSSNSWVDRHCYMGDHDPSEHVNLTSSMIALCIRSQIENNVEFKPSAILTYIKDKFHVKISYKKAWYARRKAIELVYGGWEGSFRQLPSYLTELQTQNPGTIVEWLHDPVLSQGNTKVFRYVFWAFGPAIEVFQVAKPVLSVDGTHLRRRLKGKLLAAVGYDANKNCLPVAFAIVDEETNESWSWFLNLVRVHIIKHDQEVCIISDRHQGIINAMKSDVWKEVPVGYHRYCLIHVRSNVLQRHKGPGVKKWVWIMGEVIEERRYWTARRELEKMFGFTSTQHGYFLVHVGGTIEAGYTTKCMSANKMRQELFLDAAFVERPATIEENAL; from the exons ATGTGGTATTGGGATGAGGATAATCCGAGACATATAGAtgtgggaacaaaatttgatagcaaattgCAGTTGAAAACTGCTGTCACATTATGGCATGTGGGAACAGGTCGGATGTATGAGGTTATGGATAGTAAATCAagaagatggcatgcagtttgtaggGACCCATTTGGTCCGAAAAGAAAAGGCAGGGACCTTGGGCAACGCTACCCATGTAATTGGGAGGTTAAAGCAACGTTTAAGAAACGTGATGGTAGCTGGTCTAGCAACTCATGGGTTGATCGTCATTGCTATATGGGAGATCACGATCCAAGTGAACATGTTAATCTTACATCATCCATGATTGCTCTCTGTATTCGAAGTCAAATTGAAAACAATGTTGAATTCAAGCCTTCTGCAATACTTACATATATCAAAGATAAATTTCACGTGAAAATCagctacaagaaagcatggtacgCTCGCAGAAAagctattgagcttgtatatggtGGGTGGGAGGGATCATTCAGACAACTCCCCAGCTACCTGACTGAGTTGCAAACTCAAAATCCGGGGACAATCGTTGAGTGGTTGCATGACCCTGTATTGAGTCAAGGTAATACAAAGGTGTTCCGCTACGTATTTTGGGCATTTGGGCCAGCAATAGAGGTGTTCCAAGTAGCAAAGCCTGTCTTATCGGTTGATGGGACTCACCTGCGTAGAAGACTGAAAGGTAAATTACTTGCTGCAGTAGGTTACGATGCAAATAAGAACTGTTTGCCTGTTGCTTTTGctattgttgatgaagaaacaaACGAGAGTTGGAGTTGGTTTTTGAATCTTGTGAGAGTGCATATTATAAAGCATGACCAGGAAGTGTGCATAATAAGTGACAGACATCAAGGCATTATAAATGCCATGAAGTCTGATGTGTGGAAAGAGGTACCAGTCGGTTATCATCGATACTGTTTAATTCACGTTAGATCGAATGTGTTACAAAGACACAAAGGCCCCGGAGTGAAGAAATGGGTATGGATAATGGGTGAAGTAATTGAGGAGCGGAGATATTGGACTGCAAGGCGTGAATTAGAAAAG ATGTTTGGATTCACCAGTACGCAG CACGGCTACTTCCTCGTTCACGTGGGCGGTACAATAGAAGCAGGATACACAACCAAATGTATGAGCGCGAACAAGATGCGCCAAGAGCTCTTCCTCGATGCCGCCTTTGTTGAGAGACCGGCCACAATAGAAGAAAATGCACTGTAG
- the LOC121745160 gene encoding serine/threonine-protein phosphatase 7 long form homolog isoform X1, translated as MSRYGPEDPSVLHYQHSHISRKAWAGEETTSFNIRRFEGHLWEIDNHHRRVIDYVCIFGLGGVLFCGKALDVDHALITALVERWRPETHTFHLPVGETTITLQDVQVLWALRVDGVPFTGNGYCESGWRGLCEELLGFYPLQSEMKENGILASALIHRMMIEPLEDGLEDEAYIQRARMIVLVLLGGLILPDGSECEIPLMWLTQLRDVEAASMISWASAALATLYHNLCEASMGKRTDIGGPTMLLQLWVWERMPTLRPDFVMTRIHTNNTPCALMWTGSFMINRASKHSVRHYREQLSLLQNSQFIWMPYVDRQLPDSCLEMNNSWRSVTYMVCWAIVEAHEPELVVRQFGGKPSSRNCVIGVSMKLISKPIVVKKLRRTGLCRTRPTSNIGREGRSSLLIITWSLLQTTCR; from the exons ATGTCGCGATATGGACCAGAAGATCCTTCTGTTTTGCATTATCAGCACAGTCATATATCGCGCAAGGCGTGGGCAGGCGAGGAAACAACCTCTTTCAATATTCGGCGCTTTGAGGGACATTTATGGGAAATCGATAATCATCACAGACGCGTGATCGATTATGTCTGCATATTTGGTTTAGGTGGAGTTCTTTTCTGTGGTAAGGCTCTGGATGTAGATCATGCTTTAATCACAGCTTTGGTTgagcgttggaggccagagacacaTACATTCCATCTTCCCGTAGGGGAAACTACTATTACATTACAGGACGTTCAAGTATTATGGGCTCTACGTGTAGATGGAGTGCCCTTCACAGGAAATGGGTATTGTGAATCTGGGTGGAGGGGTTTATGTGAAGAGCTCTTGGGCTTCTATCCCCTTCAAAGCGAGATGAAGGAAAACGGTATCTTGGCATCCGCGCTAATACATAGGATGATGATTGAACCGTTAGAAGACGGTCTGGAAGACGAAGCCTACATTCAACGGGCACGTATGATTGTGCTTGTGCTATTGGGAGGGTTGATCTTACCCGACGGCTCAGAGTGTGAGATACCTCTCATGTGGTTGACCCAACTTCGAGATGTAGAGGCTGCCTCTATGATTAGTTGGGCGAGTGCTGCACTTGCTACATTATACCATAATCTTTGTGAGGCGTCTATGGGCAAAAGGACAGACATTGGAGGTCCGACAATGCTCCTACAGCTGTGGGTGTGGGAGAGAATGCCCACTTTGAGACCGGATTTTGTGATGACACGTATACATACAAACAACACTCCATGTGCATTAAT GTGGACTGGTTCCTTTATGATAAACAGAGCCTCCAAACATTCTGTTCGACATTATCGGGAACAGTTATCATTACTCCAAAATAGCCAG TTTATTTGGATGCCCTATGTGGACCGTCAATTGCCAGACTCCTGCCTCGAGATGAACAACAGTTGGAGATCTGTGACGTACATGGTTTGTTGGGCTATTGTCGAAGCACATGAGCCTGAGCTCGTTGTTAGACAATTTGGAGGCAAGCCTTCATCCCGGAATTGCGTGATTGGGGTTTCAATGAAACTCATTTCAAAACCAATCGTCGTAAAAAAGCTAAGACGAACTGGGCTGTGCAGAACAAGGCCTACATCCAACATTGGGAGAGAAGGTCGGAGTTCGTTACTAATCATTACATGGAGCCTCTTGCAGACCACGTGCAGGTGA
- the LOC121745160 gene encoding serine/threonine-protein phosphatase 7 long form homolog isoform X2, protein MSRYGPEDPSVLHYQHSHISRKAWAGEETTSFNIRRFEGHLWEIDNHHRRVIDYVCIFGLGGVLFCGKALDVDHALITALVERWRPETHTFHLPVGETTITLQDVQVLWALRVDGVPFTGNGYCESGWRGLCEELLGFYPLQSEMKENGILASALIHRMMIEPLEDGLEDEAYIQRARMIVLVLLGGLILPDGSECEIPLMWLTQLRDVEAASMISWASAALATLYHNLCEASMGKRTDIGGPTMLLQLWVWERMPTLRPDFVMTRIHTNNTPCALMWTGSFMINRASKHSVRHYREQLSLLQNSQTPASR, encoded by the exons ATGTCGCGATATGGACCAGAAGATCCTTCTGTTTTGCATTATCAGCACAGTCATATATCGCGCAAGGCGTGGGCAGGCGAGGAAACAACCTCTTTCAATATTCGGCGCTTTGAGGGACATTTATGGGAAATCGATAATCATCACAGACGCGTGATCGATTATGTCTGCATATTTGGTTTAGGTGGAGTTCTTTTCTGTGGTAAGGCTCTGGATGTAGATCATGCTTTAATCACAGCTTTGGTTgagcgttggaggccagagacacaTACATTCCATCTTCCCGTAGGGGAAACTACTATTACATTACAGGACGTTCAAGTATTATGGGCTCTACGTGTAGATGGAGTGCCCTTCACAGGAAATGGGTATTGTGAATCTGGGTGGAGGGGTTTATGTGAAGAGCTCTTGGGCTTCTATCCCCTTCAAAGCGAGATGAAGGAAAACGGTATCTTGGCATCCGCGCTAATACATAGGATGATGATTGAACCGTTAGAAGACGGTCTGGAAGACGAAGCCTACATTCAACGGGCACGTATGATTGTGCTTGTGCTATTGGGAGGGTTGATCTTACCCGACGGCTCAGAGTGTGAGATACCTCTCATGTGGTTGACCCAACTTCGAGATGTAGAGGCTGCCTCTATGATTAGTTGGGCGAGTGCTGCACTTGCTACATTATACCATAATCTTTGTGAGGCGTCTATGGGCAAAAGGACAGACATTGGAGGTCCGACAATGCTCCTACAGCTGTGGGTGTGGGAGAGAATGCCCACTTTGAGACCGGATTTTGTGATGACACGTATACATACAAACAACACTCCATGTGCATTAAT GTGGACTGGTTCCTTTATGATAAACAGAGCCTCCAAACATTCTGTTCGACATTATCGGGAACAGTTATCATTACTCCAAAATAGCCAG ACTCCTGCCTCGAGATGA
- the LOC121747843 gene encoding zinc finger MYM-type protein 1-like, giving the protein MKNQPRREVELNLNDIVGDPGKRKPIEEFDVSIRDRVRREYLNKGPQLDISMKKRNMKSYKGGRQSDDAFTKTGCSNWKNALERSNYHVGDVNSCHNNARIQFEAFQDQRNSVASILRSNTCEMEVAYRIRLTVSLNVTRFLLKRGLSFRGHDESSSSSNRGNFLELLLWFSELNDVVSKTLFANSPANNQMKSPRIQKELANACASEVTLAIVNDIGDKVFTLLVDEARDVSMKEQWELFEDM; this is encoded by the exons ATGAAAAATCAGCCCCGAAGAGAAGTCGAGTTGAACTTGAATGATATTGTTGGTGATCCGGGAAAACGCAAGCCAATTGAAGAGTTCGATGTTTCAATTCGTGATAGAGTACGAAGAGAGTACTTGAATAAGGGCCCCCAATTGGACATaagtatgaaaaaaagaaatatg AAATCATATAAAGGAGGTCGACAATCAGATGATGCTTTTACAAAGACAGGTTGTAGCAACTGGAAAAATGCATTAGAAAGATCCAATTATCATGTTGGAGACGTGAATAGTTGTCATAATAATGCTAGAATTCAGTTCGAAGCTTTTCAAGATCAAAGGAACAGTGTGGCAAGTATATTACGGTCAAATACCTGTGAGATGGAAGTTGCATATCGCATTCGGTTGACAGTCTCATTGAATGTGACTCGATTTCTCTTAAAGCGGGGATTATCTTTTCGTGGACATGATGAGTCAAGTAGTTCTTCAAATCGAGGTAATTTTCTTGAGTTGCTTCTATGGTTTAGTGAACTTAACGATGTTGTATCCAAAACTTTGTTTGCAAATTCTCCTGCTAACAATCAAATGAAATCACCACGAATTCAAAAGGAATTAGCAAATGCTTGTGCTTCTGAGGTCACACTTGCCATAGTTAATGATATTGGAGATAAAGTTTTCACTCTTTTGGTTGATGAGGCTCGAGACGTTTCAATGAAGGAGCAATGGGAGTTGTTTGAAGATATGTGA